Proteins encoded in a region of the Fusibacter sp. A1 genome:
- a CDS encoding divergent PAP2 family protein encodes MTYFNDLFSNDVFAVAFWGWLIAQVLKVILTLIIDRRFNLYRLIGSGGMPSSHSSMVMGLSTAVGLKMGFDSVLYGVSFVIALIVMYDASGVRRAVGKQAIILNTIIDDLYEHKPIEHDRLKELVGHTPFEVFGGAILGIVLANIMI; translated from the coding sequence GTGACATATTTTAATGATTTATTTAGTAATGATGTATTTGCAGTTGCATTTTGGGGTTGGCTGATCGCTCAAGTATTGAAAGTGATACTGACTTTGATCATCGACCGCAGGTTCAATTTGTATCGACTTATTGGATCAGGCGGAATGCCAAGCTCACACTCTTCCATGGTCATGGGACTTTCTACGGCTGTTGGACTTAAGATGGGCTTTGACTCAGTACTTTATGGCGTATCATTTGTTATCGCTTTGATTGTCATGTACGATGCTTCCGGTGTCAGAAGAGCCGTAGGCAAGCAGGCGATCATACTCAATACTATTATTGACGACTTATACGAACACAAACCGATTGAACACGACAGACTAAAGGAACTTGTAGGACATACGCCTTTTGAAGTGTTTGGCGGTGCGATTCTTGGAATAGTACTTGCAAATATCATGATTTAA
- a CDS encoding polyprenyl synthetase family protein, with the protein MNFKNQLNEKKKEFERALQSCFLNPPDYEKQIYEAMKYSLDAGGKRLRPVLLIEANHMCGGSFDSSIEHAIAIEMIHTYSLIHDDLPAMDNDDFRRGKPTNHKVYGEALAILAGDGLLNTAFERMLFANMNGVLLTSSLRATECIVQAAGVNGMIGGQVVDMLSEGKQVPFEVLDYIHTNKTAALLIASLVAGAYLAGASDEQVESLRRYGYHIGMAFQITDDILDITGDQAKLGKDIGSDTQNNKSTYPSLFGLERSKELAAEHISKAKNAIILFGHDADFLNSLATFILDRDH; encoded by the coding sequence ATGAATTTCAAGAACCAATTGAATGAAAAGAAGAAAGAGTTTGAACGTGCTTTACAGTCTTGTTTTTTGAATCCGCCTGATTACGAAAAGCAAATCTATGAGGCCATGAAATACAGTCTAGATGCGGGTGGTAAACGACTTAGGCCGGTACTTCTGATAGAGGCGAACCACATGTGTGGCGGCAGCTTTGATAGTTCCATAGAGCATGCGATCGCAATTGAGATGATCCATACCTATTCGCTTATTCATGACGATCTACCTGCAATGGACAATGACGATTTTAGACGCGGCAAGCCGACAAACCACAAGGTATACGGCGAAGCCCTAGCTATTTTGGCAGGTGACGGACTGTTAAATACCGCGTTTGAAAGAATGCTCTTTGCCAATATGAACGGCGTGCTGTTAACATCAAGCTTAAGGGCTACGGAGTGTATCGTTCAGGCCGCAGGTGTAAATGGAATGATCGGTGGTCAAGTGGTCGATATGCTTTCTGAAGGGAAGCAAGTCCCATTTGAAGTGCTTGATTATATCCATACCAACAAGACCGCAGCACTTTTAATCGCTTCACTAGTTGCAGGTGCATACCTTGCAGGTGCGAGCGATGAGCAAGTAGAATCGCTTAGGCGTTACGGGTATCATATCGGGATGGCTTTTCAGATTACAGATGACATACTCGATATCACTGGTGACCAGGCGAAGCTGGGTAAGGATATCGGAAGCGATACGCAGAACAACAAAAGTACTTATCCTTCGCTATTTGGTTTAGAAAGATCAAAGGAGCTTGCAGCTGAGCACATTTCAAAAGCGAAGAATGCGATTATTCTTTTCGGCCACGATGCTGATTTTCTGAATAGTCTTGCTACTTTTATTCTTGATAGAGACCATTAA
- the xseB gene encoding exodeoxyribonuclease VII small subunit, which yields MSKKVSFEEAYSDLKKASILVESKDVSLDDAIKAFEDGLRFYEKCVKILDEAEQKVKMVMGDKEVDLENSEA from the coding sequence ATGAGTAAAAAAGTGAGTTTTGAAGAAGCATATTCCGATCTTAAAAAAGCTTCAATTTTGGTCGAAAGTAAGGACGTCTCACTTGATGATGCCATCAAAGCTTTTGAAGATGGGTTAAGATTTTATGAGAAATGTGTAAAAATCCTTGATGAAGCTGAACAAAAGGTTAAAATGGTTATGGGAGACAAAGAAGTGGATTTAGAAAACTCGGAGGCATAA
- the xseA gene encoding exodeoxyribonuclease VII large subunit: MRIKTYSVSEINRYINRLLEGDPILNALSVRGEISNFKLHSSGHAYFNLKDETGKIPCVMFKSSFDHVLFSPTEGSSVIARGHITVYEREGRYQLLIHSLEEEGAGDLHMRFLKLKETLKTEGYFEESRKQPIENVTRVGVVTSATGAALQDFLSVLRRRNPMVEVVVYPSAVQGSDAPYSIAEGIVYFNKKKSVDAIVITRGGGSIEELWAFNERVVADAIFDSRLPVMSAVGHEVDFTIADFVADRRAPTPTAAAELISESKATLKRQLDEAKNTLGKSLKSRLNEAKLNLSIHQPQRLGRALTNHINQLKLSLDNDYDRHVQKMTNRLVDARRDVESIAGTLRYQNPNSVLEKGYAIIKDHHKVIDTIESLSLNKIVTVVMKDGHRQAKVVKEESDE, encoded by the coding sequence ATGCGAATTAAAACATATAGTGTTAGTGAGATCAATCGCTATATCAATAGGCTTTTAGAGGGTGATCCGATTTTGAACGCCCTTTCTGTACGTGGTGAGATATCTAATTTCAAATTGCATTCGAGCGGACACGCCTATTTCAATTTGAAGGATGAGACCGGAAAAATACCATGCGTCATGTTTAAGTCATCCTTTGACCATGTTTTGTTTTCACCTACAGAAGGCTCGAGCGTCATCGCACGAGGACATATTACGGTTTATGAAAGAGAAGGTCGTTATCAGCTTCTGATTCACAGTCTTGAAGAAGAGGGCGCTGGTGATTTACATATGAGGTTTTTAAAGTTGAAAGAGACTCTGAAGACCGAGGGTTATTTTGAAGAATCCAGAAAGCAACCGATTGAAAATGTGACCCGCGTCGGCGTCGTCACGTCTGCAACTGGAGCAGCACTACAGGATTTTTTATCTGTTCTTAGAAGAAGAAATCCCATGGTCGAGGTGGTCGTCTATCCGTCCGCTGTTCAAGGCTCTGATGCGCCTTATTCGATTGCAGAGGGGATTGTATATTTCAACAAAAAAAAATCCGTAGACGCGATTGTAATCACCCGTGGGGGCGGTTCAATCGAGGAGCTATGGGCCTTTAACGAACGAGTTGTCGCTGATGCCATTTTTGATTCAAGGCTTCCTGTAATGTCGGCTGTGGGTCATGAAGTTGATTTTACAATCGCCGATTTTGTTGCGGACAGACGAGCGCCGACCCCTACAGCTGCGGCAGAGCTGATCAGCGAGTCCAAAGCCACTTTGAAGAGGCAATTGGACGAAGCTAAGAACACGTTGGGAAAAAGCCTTAAGTCACGTTTGAATGAGGCGAAACTGAACCTATCCATCCACCAACCCCAGCGATTGGGACGTGCCCTGACCAATCACATCAATCAGCTAAAACTCAGTCTTGACAATGATTATGACAGGCATGTGCAAAAGATGACCAATCGTCTAGTGGATGCCCGTAGAGATGTGGAAAGCATTGCCGGCACGCTTAGGTATCAAAATCCAAATAGTGTTCTTGAAAAGGGATACGCGATTATCAAAGACCATCATAAGGTGATCGATACCATCGAATCGCTTTCTTTAAATAAAATTGTGACCGTCGTTATGAAGGACGGTCATAGACAAGCAAAAGTTGTCAAGGAGGAGTCAGATGAGTAA
- a CDS encoding bifunctional 5,10-methylenetetrahydrofolate dehydrogenase/5,10-methenyltetrahydrofolate cyclohydrolase — protein sequence MAIIIDGNKVAEKVYEELKNKIDKLEDKKHFKPGVAILMAGDDKSSKMYVNMIKQKCEWIGIRADVFEFESEVDTDTVIDKIEELNEDCTYCGIIVQFPMPKGIDTLRVRESISPNKDVDSAGSANIGKFYATNDCYVPCTPKSMHRLLKEVDIDLVGLDAVVIGRSHVVGKPIADILLNENMTVTVCHSRTKNLSEYTKRADVIMAGAGVAHLVTADMVKENAIIIDAGINVKDGQLLGDVDTESVMDKAYAVTPVPGGVGPMTIAMLIENVIEACYHGCVKR from the coding sequence ATGGCAATCATCATTGACGGCAATAAAGTTGCAGAAAAGGTTTATGAAGAGTTAAAAAATAAGATCGATAAGCTTGAGGATAAAAAGCATTTTAAACCAGGTGTAGCCATATTGATGGCTGGAGACGACAAGTCTTCTAAAATGTATGTGAATATGATAAAGCAAAAGTGCGAGTGGATCGGTATTCGTGCAGATGTTTTCGAGTTTGAATCGGAAGTCGATACGGATACGGTGATAGACAAGATTGAAGAGCTAAATGAAGATTGCACGTATTGTGGCATCATTGTTCAGTTTCCAATGCCAAAAGGAATCGATACGCTTAGGGTTCGCGAATCTATTTCGCCGAACAAGGATGTGGACTCTGCGGGTTCGGCGAACATCGGTAAGTTTTATGCTACCAATGATTGCTATGTGCCATGTACGCCTAAAAGCATGCACCGTTTACTAAAAGAAGTGGATATCGATCTTGTAGGTCTTGACGCGGTTGTCATCGGACGGTCACACGTTGTCGGAAAACCGATAGCGGATATTCTTCTGAATGAGAACATGACTGTTACCGTTTGTCATTCGCGTACTAAGAATTTGAGTGAATATACAAAGAGAGCAGATGTGATCATGGCCGGAGCAGGTGTGGCACACCTTGTTACCGCAGACATGGTCAAAGAAAACGCGATCATCATCGATGCAGGAATCAATGTCAAGGACGGTCAACTCCTTGGGGATGTAGACACTGAGTCTGTCATGGATAAGGCTTATGCGGTCACGCCTGTACCAGGTGGCGTCGGTCCAATGACGATTGCCATGTTGATCGAGAATGTTATTGAAGCGTGTTATCATGGATGTGTGAAAAGATAA
- a CDS encoding peptidase M22 translates to MILGIDTSNYTTSICLIDENGIVDETRQLIKVKEGQKGIRQSDAFYQHMQVLHEWVMNVLPVHSAKIKAIGVSTKPRPVEGSYMPVFNAGNIIASTIQGCLLCEKYDLSHQEGHLEAATSTSGLTEKEFNFIHLSGGTTEVHHVTYHENRPQLVLLSETADISIGQLVDRIGVRAGLAFPCGAEMDKRSINGPLLKEMPSFRMAKHFNLSGYENFYSELLNSHKGQEDYVYFNLFCGIESILRKMILHAVDQTGIHTILLAGGVAASSTLKMLLQSDKKLKGINLIFSDAKYASDNAFGTAKLAERLFLGHSL, encoded by the coding sequence ATGATTTTAGGGATCGATACCAGTAATTACACGACGTCCATCTGTCTTATCGATGAGAATGGAATCGTTGATGAAACCAGACAGCTCATCAAGGTCAAAGAAGGACAAAAGGGAATTAGACAATCCGATGCCTTTTATCAACATATGCAAGTGCTGCATGAATGGGTGATGAACGTATTACCGGTTCATTCAGCAAAAATAAAAGCGATAGGTGTATCGACAAAACCCAGACCGGTTGAAGGATCGTATATGCCTGTTTTTAATGCAGGCAATATCATCGCTTCAACCATACAAGGTTGCTTGTTGTGCGAGAAATATGACTTATCCCATCAGGAAGGTCATTTGGAAGCCGCTACTTCTACATCAGGGCTCACAGAAAAGGAATTCAATTTCATTCATCTTTCAGGTGGGACGACAGAAGTACATCATGTTACCTATCATGAAAACAGACCTCAGTTAGTTTTGTTGTCTGAAACAGCAGATATCAGTATCGGTCAATTGGTCGACCGTATTGGCGTTCGTGCTGGTCTAGCGTTTCCGTGTGGCGCGGAAATGGATAAACGGTCAATAAACGGACCGCTGCTTAAAGAAATGCCATCGTTTAGAATGGCAAAGCACTTTAACTTATCAGGCTATGAGAATTTTTATTCTGAGTTACTGAATAGCCATAAGGGACAAGAAGACTACGTTTATTTTAATTTGTTTTGTGGAATAGAAAGTATTTTACGTAAGATGATTTTGCATGCTGTAGACCAGACTGGGATTCATACGATATTGCTTGCTGGTGGCGTTGCCGCTAGTAGCACCCTTAAGATGTTGCTGCAAAGCGATAAAAAACTCAAGGGAATCAACTTGATCTTTTCTGATGCTAAGTATGCGTCTGACAATGCGTTTGGTACTGCTAAACTGGCTGAGAGATTATTTCTTGGTCATTCGTTGTAA
- the nusB gene encoding transcription antitermination factor NusB produces the protein MSRRQERIRVMELFYQMDMLDEFVISSETKETLNEYQKSVVDAFLTNREAINQSIVDVLRDWTLDRIGKTDLACIRLAVTEIKYLDDVPFKVAINEAVELAKVYGDDDSPKFINGLLKSFAE, from the coding sequence ATGAGTAGACGACAAGAACGAATTAGAGTCATGGAGCTCTTTTATCAAATGGATATGCTAGATGAGTTTGTTATCTCATCTGAAACAAAAGAGACGCTAAATGAGTATCAAAAAAGTGTTGTAGATGCTTTTTTGACAAATAGGGAAGCAATCAATCAATCGATTGTAGACGTACTAAGGGATTGGACGCTTGATAGAATCGGCAAGACCGATCTTGCATGCATTCGATTGGCCGTTACTGAGATCAAGTACCTGGACGATGTTCCATTCAAAGTAGCGATCAACGAAGCTGTCGAATTGGCAAAAGTCTATGGTGATGACGATTCTCCAAAATTCATAAACGGACTTCTGAAAAGTTTCGCGGAATGA
- a CDS encoding Asp23/Gls24 family envelope stress response protein — protein sequence MTDSNQLESMEFGEVKISNDVVGTIANIAASEIEGVNGLSGGIAGDIAEMFGRKNLAKGVRVNTEEKTVELDLNIIVDFGMKIPEVSWHIQESVKQSVETMTGLTVKMVNVHVVGVNIPEQKTEPATEVFGG from the coding sequence ATGACTGATTCGAATCAATTGGAGTCAATGGAATTCGGTGAAGTGAAGATTTCTAACGACGTTGTCGGCACTATCGCAAATATTGCAGCTAGTGAAATTGAAGGTGTCAACGGACTATCAGGCGGTATCGCTGGCGATATTGCAGAAATGTTCGGACGAAAGAACCTTGCAAAAGGGGTCAGAGTAAATACAGAAGAGAAGACAGTTGAACTTGACTTGAATATCATTGTAGACTTTGGAATGAAAATTCCTGAAGTTTCATGGCATATTCAAGAATCGGTAAAACAATCTGTTGAAACGATGACAGGTCTTACTGTGAAAATGGTGAATGTTCACGTAGTTGGTGTTAATATTCCCGAACAAAAGACAGAACCAGCCACAGAAGTATTCGGAGGATAG
- a CDS encoding CD1247 N-terminal domain-containing protein translates to MNHLYESVSYLKGLAEGLGIDDSKKGKLLLAMIDVMDELAEAINDINDDVDEIDEYVEALDEDLADLEDDFYEDDEFDSYDEDDYDEITCPECGETILIDDPCFCDEEFCETLITCPTCDAQIDVSNACDCCAVDLDEEEEEEEI, encoded by the coding sequence ATGAACCATTTGTATGAAAGTGTATCTTATCTAAAAGGATTAGCTGAAGGACTAGGGATTGACGATTCTAAAAAGGGCAAATTGCTTTTGGCAATGATCGATGTGATGGACGAACTTGCTGAGGCTATCAATGACATCAATGACGATGTAGATGAAATCGATGAGTATGTCGAAGCATTAGATGAAGATCTTGCGGATTTAGAAGACGATTTTTATGAAGATGACGAGTTTGACTCATATGATGAGGATGACTACGACGAAATTACTTGCCCAGAATGTGGCGAGACAATTTTAATTGATGATCCATGTTTCTGTGATGAGGAATTCTGTGAAACTTTAATTACTTGTCCTACTTGTGACGCTCAAATCGATGTTTCAAATGCATGCGATTGCTGTGCTGTTGATTTGGACGAGGAAGAAGAAGAAGAAGAGATTTAG
- the efp gene encoding elongation factor P gives MISAGDFRKGVTFEINGQPYVIVDFQHVKPGKGAAFVRTKYKNLVNGSIREEAFNPNEKFPKAHVETKNMQYLYADGDLYYFMDNETYDQIPLTSEQVEDAIIYIKENDNATLKFYKGKCFSVEAPNFVELVVVEAEPGIKGDSANNITKKAKVETGAVINVPLFVNEGDKVKIDTRTGDYLSRV, from the coding sequence ATGATTTCTGCAGGTGATTTTAGGAAAGGCGTAACGTTTGAAATTAACGGACAACCATATGTTATTGTTGATTTTCAACACGTTAAACCTGGAAAAGGTGCGGCTTTCGTACGCACAAAATACAAGAATTTAGTCAACGGTTCTATTAGAGAAGAAGCGTTCAACCCGAACGAAAAATTCCCTAAGGCTCATGTTGAGACTAAAAACATGCAATATTTGTACGCTGATGGTGATCTTTATTACTTTATGGATAATGAAACATATGATCAAATACCATTGACCAGTGAACAGGTAGAGGATGCGATTATCTACATCAAAGAGAATGATAACGCTACACTTAAGTTTTATAAAGGTAAATGTTTTTCTGTTGAAGCGCCAAACTTTGTTGAGCTTGTTGTTGTTGAAGCTGAGCCAGGTATCAAAGGTGATTCTGCAAATAACATTACTAAAAAAGCTAAAGTGGAGACTGGTGCTGTGATTAACGTGCCACTATTTGTGAACGAAGGCGACAAAGTAAAAATCGACACGAGAACTGGTGATTACCTTTCACGTGTTTAG
- a CDS encoding late competence development ComFB family protein, with protein sequence MHLKNYMEIAVDHIMPNLLKAFPDICVCEMCILDIKAIALNHLKPHYTVTDAGETWSKIEEMRIQFEADIMKALIDAINIVSKSPRHDTSTSVKNEETQQ encoded by the coding sequence ATGCATTTAAAAAACTATATGGAAATCGCTGTAGATCACATTATGCCCAATCTTTTAAAAGCTTTTCCTGATATTTGCGTATGCGAAATGTGCATTCTTGACATCAAGGCCATCGCACTTAATCATTTAAAGCCTCATTACACCGTCACAGATGCCGGTGAAACATGGTCGAAAATTGAAGAAATGAGAATTCAATTTGAAGCTGATATTATGAAAGCGTTAATCGATGCCATCAATATCGTGTCGAAGTCACCACGTCATGATACCTCCACAAGTGTAAAAAACGAAGAAACTCAACAGTAG
- a CDS encoding A24 family peptidase: protein MIAQSTAAFAMTILVCLFFYTVSMQLILRITRSDDELKTAFDTKPQLFLLWLVHILCAFATLIITVNEPFGMKVLVASFFAMLLSVAYIDAVTSYIYDLVLLGFSLFHILLIFLLKMNIGDMVLGALIGFLLYLFIYLAARLIYKKEVFGFGDVLLMGAIGIVVGKSAIVLAALMPFYVSAIILIPYMLIKKTVHLKTILPFGPFICIAAGIVWVFNQAILDFYISIILL from the coding sequence ATGATTGCACAGTCAACAGCTGCATTTGCAATGACTATTCTTGTTTGCCTGTTCTTCTATACGGTTAGCATGCAATTGATTTTACGAATTACTAGAAGTGATGATGAACTTAAAACTGCTTTTGATACTAAGCCACAGTTATTTTTACTGTGGCTAGTACACATTTTATGTGCTTTTGCCACTCTGATCATTACAGTGAACGAACCATTTGGAATGAAGGTTCTGGTTGCGAGCTTTTTTGCAATGTTGCTGTCGGTAGCCTATATCGATGCGGTAACCAGCTATATTTACGATCTGGTCTTACTTGGCTTCTCCTTGTTTCATATTTTGCTGATTTTTTTACTTAAAATGAATATCGGCGACATGGTCCTTGGAGCACTAATCGGATTCCTGCTGTATCTGTTCATCTACTTGGCGGCCAGACTAATTTACAAGAAGGAAGTTTTTGGGTTTGGCGATGTGCTATTAATGGGGGCGATCGGAATCGTTGTTGGAAAGTCAGCTATAGTTTTAGCCGCTTTAATGCCTTTTTATGTATCGGCGATCATCTTAATTCCTTATATGCTGATAAAAAAAACCGTACATCTTAAGACGATTCTGCCGTTTGGTCCGTTTATTTGTATTGCTGCCGGTATCGTTTGGGTTTTCAACCAGGCCATACTTGATTTTTATATTTCTATCATCTTGTTATAG
- the gspM gene encoding type II secretion system protein GspM, translated as MQISKRDRNLLIILVIVLIVAGYYFFIFVPKEEAIVSAREELATQQSVLDATKSRIATEATLDASIKQGEETLDLLSMRYYGDFYQEAMIVTLTEIADESNLSVDAISFIDENFSLKELLSAISTEFASVYEEQLKDKKSAEEKIVDRVTALIKYEGTYADLEAFLLNLYHYPKLLVVESVNVTSDTGGNLSGVVAVNVHGLPVLAQAAGDMTAGLFDVASSRDSVSDVFSPYKSFVVTEVAVGDTGTGNADEIVLDDGTVINTGITTEDGIALSEETKLLTSFDKYNFFFTGDSADTVGTAARVAVSMTGGNSVKVDYVFRGPSDKNVANLVFEEQSVMVKEYGNMLRMNVFSEDLYSHTLGAVIIDSSGKSFELLFSDMSEPSSWNFVYAGIPSEVSLPFMVQRITFTGEGIDQKLTGTLLIDDLRLVLPN; from the coding sequence ATGCAAATTAGCAAACGCGATCGCAACTTGTTGATCATACTGGTCATCGTACTCATAGTTGCTGGATATTACTTTTTTATATTCGTACCAAAAGAAGAGGCGATTGTAAGCGCTAGGGAAGAACTTGCAACGCAGCAATCCGTATTGGATGCTACAAAGTCAAGAATCGCAACAGAAGCGACCTTGGACGCGTCAATTAAGCAGGGTGAGGAAACACTCGATTTGCTTTCGATGAGATACTACGGTGATTTTTACCAGGAAGCAATGATCGTAACGCTCACCGAGATTGCGGATGAATCTAATCTGTCTGTAGATGCGATTTCGTTTATCGATGAGAACTTCTCGCTGAAGGAACTGCTTTCAGCGATCAGTACGGAATTCGCCTCGGTATATGAAGAGCAGTTAAAAGATAAGAAAAGTGCAGAAGAAAAGATCGTAGACCGCGTGACGGCACTGATCAAGTATGAAGGTACTTATGCTGATTTAGAAGCATTCTTACTTAATCTGTATCACTACCCCAAGTTGCTCGTGGTTGAGAGTGTGAATGTCACAAGCGATACCGGCGGGAATTTAAGCGGTGTTGTAGCTGTGAATGTACATGGGCTGCCAGTACTTGCTCAAGCTGCCGGGGATATGACTGCAGGCCTTTTTGATGTAGCCTCATCTAGGGATTCTGTTTCTGATGTCTTTAGTCCGTATAAATCCTTCGTTGTGACAGAAGTCGCAGTGGGCGATACAGGCACGGGTAATGCGGATGAAATAGTGTTGGATGATGGAACGGTTATCAATACAGGGATTACTACAGAAGATGGGATCGCCTTAAGTGAGGAAACCAAACTTCTTACAAGTTTTGATAAGTACAACTTCTTCTTCACAGGAGACAGCGCTGATACGGTAGGTACAGCTGCAAGGGTTGCGGTGTCGATGACTGGAGGCAACAGCGTGAAGGTCGACTACGTATTTAGAGGTCCGTCGGACAAGAATGTTGCGAATCTTGTGTTTGAAGAACAGTCTGTTATGGTCAAAGAGTACGGCAACATGCTAAGAATGAATGTGTTTTCTGAAGATTTGTATTCACACACCTTAGGTGCTGTGATTATTGATTCTTCCGGAAAATCTTTTGAACTTTTGTTTTCAGATATGTCCGAGCCGTCGTCGTGGAACTTTGTATATGCAGGGATTCCTAGCGAAGTGAGTTTGCCGTTTATGGTGCAACGTATCACATTTACTGGCGAAGGTATTGACCAAAAGCTGACAGGAACGTTACTAATCGACGACTTACGTTTGGTGCTTCCAAACTGA
- a CDS encoding PilN domain-containing protein, translating to MADFNFFEPYLETSDSPSGLRVVWFILFAILIAVLVTIQVVMNFEHNAVKSDIDSIKTELASDKINSPLNRVIEKEKVTQMLQEAVFELVILDGVIVTTNNVDIILFDKINSQVPESVYVNSMAIADNMVVISGYSDSYDSVALFQHQLRSLEIFNEIFAPAMSETQGNYSFTVTANLQLEVPNAN from the coding sequence ATGGCAGATTTCAATTTTTTTGAACCTTATCTCGAAACCTCTGATAGTCCTAGTGGATTGCGAGTAGTATGGTTTATCCTTTTTGCAATTTTGATAGCAGTGCTTGTGACAATTCAAGTTGTAATGAATTTTGAACATAATGCGGTGAAAAGTGATATTGACAGCATTAAGACCGAGCTAGCGTCTGATAAGATCAATTCTCCGCTTAATAGGGTTATTGAAAAAGAAAAGGTAACCCAAATGCTCCAAGAAGCCGTCTTTGAGCTTGTGATACTCGACGGTGTGATCGTCACTACTAACAATGTCGATATTATCCTGTTCGATAAGATAAATTCTCAGGTACCTGAGTCTGTTTATGTTAACTCCATGGCGATTGCCGACAACATGGTTGTCATATCCGGTTACTCGGATTCTTATGACTCAGTCGCACTCTTTCAGCATCAGCTTAGGTCTCTAGAAATTTTTAATGAAATTTTTGCGCCGGCTATGTCTGAAACACAAGGCAATTATTCATTCACTGTAACTGCCAATCTGCAGCTGGAGGTGCCAAATGCAAATTAG
- the pilM gene encoding type IV pilus assembly protein PilM: protein MSKKSKKPQTYLAIDIGGHTIKYAVGIFANGKLKVQGAYSEKLPPDVYENGMIKNFEVLEQTLRNGIKHNKITEKKVVLTIESSEILKREMVVPKVDKSDFIDMITYEVGQYLPIDVNNYVLQYKILGEEIVNEKEMNTILLGAMPKDMAKQHFDLMKACGLDPIAMDVHTNALSKLVEVYEQSSSVKRFNTVAYVDFGYQRIDVNIFEKGVNRLTRIIKMGTYEVDQQNASQSDIELSEAEEQRMKFKDESLIAIKKAYDAFNNLKHAHSLGEISEEEVEFKSAYSYTIFNHLEYIHSCLEEVDKVFKFYLSRSVENEINQVLVYGGTALCKDFDKIVQEKLDMPCGLFDPTKQDFITLKTVNESPLNYINVFGALIRN from the coding sequence ATGTCGAAAAAGAGTAAAAAGCCACAAACCTATTTAGCGATCGATATCGGCGGACATACGATAAAGTATGCTGTTGGTATCTTTGCTAATGGAAAGCTAAAAGTCCAGGGGGCGTATTCTGAAAAATTGCCACCGGATGTGTATGAAAACGGGATGATTAAGAATTTTGAAGTGCTGGAGCAAACCTTGAGAAACGGGATCAAGCATAACAAGATTACTGAAAAGAAAGTGGTACTCACCATTGAAAGCTCTGAAATATTAAAGCGTGAGATGGTTGTACCTAAAGTGGATAAAAGCGATTTTATCGATATGATTACATATGAAGTCGGTCAGTATTTACCTATCGACGTGAATAATTACGTTTTACAGTATAAAATACTTGGCGAAGAAATTGTCAATGAAAAAGAAATGAATACCATATTACTTGGTGCGATGCCAAAAGATATGGCCAAACAGCATTTCGATTTGATGAAAGCTTGTGGATTGGACCCTATCGCGATGGATGTGCACACAAACGCCCTTAGCAAGCTTGTAGAGGTGTACGAGCAATCAAGTAGCGTCAAACGCTTTAATACGGTCGCCTACGTTGATTTCGGTTATCAGAGAATCGATGTCAATATTTTTGAAAAAGGTGTCAATCGATTGACACGTATTATCAAGATGGGTACCTATGAAGTGGATCAGCAAAATGCTTCCCAATCAGATATCGAGTTATCGGAAGCGGAAGAGCAACGCATGAAGTTTAAGGATGAGAGTCTTATTGCAATTAAAAAGGCATATGATGCTTTTAATAATTTAAAACATGCCCATTCATTAGGTGAGATTTCTGAAGAAGAGGTGGAATTCAAATCGGCTTACTCCTATACTATATTCAATCATCTGGAATATATCCATTCTTGCCTTGAAGAAGTAGATAAGGTATTTAAGTTTTACTTGAGTCGGTCTGTTGAAAATGAAATCAACCAAGTATTGGTATATGGCGGTACTGCCTTATGTAAAGATTTTGACAAAATCGTTCAAGAAAAATTGGACATGCCCTGTGGTCTTTTCGATCCTACAAAGCAGGATTTTATAACCTTAAAAACAGTAAATGAGTCACCACTTAACTACATCAACGTGTTTGGCGCTTTGATAAGAAACTAG